The region GCTTGGGGAGGCGACCGCGATTCCCTGATAGGAGTCGAAGCCGTTGTCTTTGAGCTTCTCTGCTGTGGCCGGACCGACACCTGGCAGGTCTTCGAGGTCTGCTGCTTCGGACATGAACGTGACTTACGTCCGATGGGATATAAACCCCCGTTAACAGTATGGTGAAAGTGAAATCGCCGGACAGAATCGGGGTGAGCGGCGACGGAATCGGGACGTTTAGAAGGGAAGGGGGGAGTCAGTCGAGGACGATAGCGAGGACGATGCAACCGAAGCCGGCAAAGAGGAGACCGTTGCCGGCAAGCGGCGGTAGCGCCACCAGTCCCACGTTGCCGAGGGTTCCGACCACGGCGAGGAGCACGCCGGCGATTATGAGCGGGCCGCTCGTCCGGAACGCCCAGTAGGCGGCATCTGCCACCGAGCGGAGACGAGTGCCGACCGAGCGGTTCCCGTCGGGATTCTCGGCCGGCTCGAACGAATCCAGCGTCTCGCGGGTGACGACCTCGCCCGTGTGCGCCCGCCGGCCGTCGTCGTCGGAGACACGCAGGAGCGTGACGGTCCCAGTGTCGGTGCCGACGACGCGGTAGACGGCGTCGTCGTCGGGGTCGGTCGAGCGCAGGTGGTCGTAGACGGCGATGTCACGGACTGACATCGGTCACTCCCACGGGTGGTCGCCCGCGCGGTCGGGCCACAGCGGGTACCAGTACGCCTTGTCGTCTTCGAGGCTGAGTTCGCCGCCGAGCTTGCTCTCCAGCTTGAACTCCGCCGCCTGGTCGCGCTCGTGGTCGGTGTCGGGGTCCGGTGCGAACGGGTAGTAGGCCCCCCGGCGGAAGGAGTACACCCAGTAGACGCGGTCGCCAGTCCGCTCGTCCTCGAAGGCAAAGAGCGCCGCCAGCAGCCGCGAGCCATAGCGGCGCTCGATGAGGGTGTCCGCGGCGAAGTGGATAGAGGTGACGAGGTCGTCGAAGTCGTCGTCGTGGAGGACGACCCAGCGATAGCCGTGGCTGTCGCCGGTGAACTCCGCCTCGGTACCGGTCTCGGCCTCGCCCGCGTCGAGGATGGCCTCGACCTCGTCGGTAGCAGCCTGAAAGTCCGTGCTGTCCACGTCGCCGAAACAGAGCGCGGCGTCACCGGTCGGCGCGTAGCCCAGGTCGGCCTCCATCGTCACGTAGGCCGTCGACATGCCAAAGAGGTCGTCCGGGTCGGCGTCCCGCGTCGCGTCGGCCTCCGCGCGCATGCCGAGGACGCTCTTGAGTCCGGAAAGCAGTCCCATAGCGGTGTATCGAGCGCGACGGGTAAGGTGGTTGTCGTTCCAGCAACGTGGCGTCTGCGGGTGGCGCTCGATGAAAACAGCGATACTGGTGGCGGCGGACAGCGCAGCGGTCGCGAGTCGGGCTCAGAGTTCTCGCTCTAGCTGTCGAAGCCGCTCGATGCGCTTCTCGGTCGACGGGTGCGTGCTGAACAGGCGGCCGACGAAGCCCGAGCGGATGGGGATGATGAAGAAGGCGTTCATCTCCGACTGACCCCGAAGGTCGTCCTTGGGGACCTTCTCCATCCCGCTGTCGATTTTCGTCAGCGCCGTCGCGA is a window of Halomicroarcula saliterrae DNA encoding:
- the pspAB gene encoding PspA-associated protein PspAB; the protein is MGLLSGLKSVLGMRAEADATRDADPDDLFGMSTAYVTMEADLGYAPTGDAALCFGDVDSTDFQAATDEVEAILDAGEAETGTEAEFTGDSHGYRWVVLHDDDFDDLVTSIHFAADTLIERRYGSRLLAALFAFEDERTGDRVYWVYSFRRGAYYPFAPDPDTDHERDQAAEFKLESKLGGELSLEDDKAYWYPLWPDRAGDHPWE